One Nesterenkonia populi DNA window includes the following coding sequences:
- a CDS encoding endo-1,4-beta-xylanase, producing the protein MSSLSTRLTAALGVTALLLTACGEAENGEPDDVEAEPAETAEAAGAGDGQAGDDEAEASQCQFAPEEQTEHVYDEDSLGYWAQHADLQIGNVAAGGGHHEDEDYPDPFPDDPDYRDRLAAEFTSITHENYLKGEFIHPEERDEFHFEEADAVVEFAQEHGMDVRGHALFWHSQNPEWLEEGVENGEYAEDELRDLLEEHVRTVVDRYAGCIQQWDVANEIFDDEEEPQLRDGSYEDSGNLWIRELGPEILDDVFQWAHEEDPDALLFYNDYSVDGENAKSDAYYELIQEQLERDVPVHGFGAQTHLSMEYGFDDSYQENLQRFEDLGLETAVTEIDVRGMVEDDGTMSHEDTEGALQRYEHVLQACLDLESCSSFTIWGTLDEHSWIPGTFEGEGDAALYRLGEDGEWERKPQYCVLQRTLVVEAEGEEFWEGEGTFDECRGLLEDYDV; encoded by the coding sequence ATGTCATCTCTGAGCACCCGACTGACCGCAGCCCTGGGCGTCACCGCCCTGCTGCTCACCGCTTGCGGCGAAGCCGAGAACGGTGAGCCCGACGACGTGGAGGCTGAGCCGGCAGAGACGGCGGAGGCCGCCGGCGCGGGGGATGGCCAGGCCGGGGACGACGAGGCTGAAGCTTCCCAGTGCCAGTTCGCTCCCGAGGAGCAGACGGAGCATGTCTACGATGAGGACTCCTTGGGCTACTGGGCCCAGCATGCCGACTTGCAGATCGGCAACGTGGCAGCTGGTGGTGGGCACCACGAGGATGAGGACTATCCGGACCCGTTCCCGGACGACCCGGACTACCGGGACCGGCTAGCTGCCGAGTTCACTTCCATCACCCATGAGAACTACCTGAAGGGGGAGTTCATCCACCCGGAGGAGCGGGACGAGTTCCACTTTGAGGAGGCTGACGCGGTCGTCGAATTCGCGCAGGAGCACGGTATGGATGTGCGTGGCCATGCCTTGTTCTGGCATTCCCAGAACCCGGAATGGCTCGAGGAGGGCGTGGAGAACGGCGAGTATGCCGAGGACGAGCTGCGGGATCTCCTCGAGGAGCATGTGCGCACCGTCGTCGACCGCTATGCCGGTTGCATCCAGCAGTGGGACGTGGCCAATGAGATCTTCGACGACGAAGAGGAGCCTCAGCTGCGTGACGGCTCCTACGAGGACTCCGGCAACCTGTGGATCCGCGAGCTCGGCCCGGAGATCCTGGACGATGTCTTTCAATGGGCGCATGAGGAGGACCCGGACGCCCTTCTGTTCTACAACGACTACTCGGTCGATGGTGAGAACGCGAAGTCTGACGCCTACTACGAGCTGATCCAGGAGCAGCTGGAGCGCGATGTGCCGGTCCATGGCTTCGGCGCCCAGACTCATCTGTCCATGGAGTACGGATTCGATGATTCCTACCAGGAGAACCTGCAGCGGTTCGAGGACCTCGGCCTGGAGACCGCGGTAACCGAGATCGACGTCCGCGGCATGGTCGAAGATGACGGCACCATGTCCCACGAGGACACCGAGGGCGCCCTGCAGCGGTACGAGCATGTGCTGCAGGCCTGCCTGGATCTGGAATCCTGCAGCTCCTTCACTATCTGGGGCACCCTGGATGAGCACAGCTGGATCCCTGGCACCTTCGAGGGTGAGGGCGACGCCGCCCTCTACCGCCTCGGGGAGGACGGGGAGTGGGAGCGCAAGCCTCAGTACTGCGTCCTGCAGCGAACCCTGGTGGTCGAGGCCGAGGGTGAGGAGTTCTGGGAGGGCGAGGGCACCTTCGATGAGTGCCGCGGCCTTCTGGAGGACTACGACGTCTGA
- a CDS encoding lysophospholipid acyltransferase family protein, whose amino-acid sequence MTSSFYINAKRFAVEPLVKAVWRPWVKGLDNIPEEGGAILAANHLSFFDSVLVPVVVPRPVSYLAKKDYWEMDGSVGKFNRWFFTATGQIPMDRSGGAASADSLRYGEEALKQGSLLGIYPEGTRSPDGKLYRGKLGVAKLALRAQVPVIPIALIGTDKVQPIEDSIPKVRRVGMIIGEPMSFESYYPMALDRFAQRSVTDKIMYQIMRLSGQEYVDVYGSEVKARLEAQEKK is encoded by the coding sequence GTGACATCGTCGTTCTACATCAACGCCAAGCGCTTCGCCGTCGAACCGCTGGTCAAAGCAGTGTGGCGACCCTGGGTCAAAGGTCTCGACAACATTCCAGAAGAGGGTGGGGCCATCCTCGCGGCCAACCATCTCAGCTTCTTCGACTCCGTACTGGTACCCGTGGTTGTGCCCCGCCCTGTGAGCTACCTGGCCAAGAAGGACTACTGGGAGATGGACGGCTCCGTGGGGAAGTTCAACAGGTGGTTCTTCACCGCCACCGGACAGATCCCCATGGACCGCTCCGGCGGTGCCGCCAGTGCCGACTCCCTCCGCTACGGCGAAGAAGCACTGAAGCAGGGCAGCCTGCTCGGCATCTACCCCGAAGGCACCCGCTCCCCTGACGGCAAGCTCTACCGGGGCAAGCTCGGCGTGGCCAAGCTCGCCCTGCGCGCCCAAGTGCCCGTCATTCCCATCGCCCTGATCGGCACCGACAAGGTTCAGCCCATTGAGGACAGCATCCCCAAAGTGCGACGGGTGGGGATGATCATCGGCGAACCCATGAGCTTCGAGTCCTACTACCCCATGGCCCTGGACCGGTTCGCGCAGCGTTCAGTGACCGACAAGATCATGTACCAGATCATGCGGCTCTCCGGGCAGGAGTACGTCGACGTCTACGGCTCCGAGGTCAAAGCTCGCCTCGAAGCCCAGGAGAAGAAGTGA